The Fibrobacter sp. UWEL genome includes a window with the following:
- a CDS encoding acyl-CoA dehydrogenase family protein — protein sequence MANFYTDHPEIKFNLESSPLMNRIVELRENGFANEEKSDYAPADYADAIDNYNKVCELAGDIVSNVIAPNAEAVDAEGPHCENGRVRYASKTYENLEATVKAGLCGVTMPRRFGGLNFPVTAYTAINEMIAAGDAGFENIWSLQDCIETLYEFGDEDQRSRFVPRICAGETMSMDLTEPDAGSDLQRVMLKATYSEADKCWYLNGVKRFITNGDSDIHLVLARSEEGTKDGRGLSMFIYDKRDGGVDVRRIENKMGIHGSPTCELVYKNAKAELCGRRKFGLIKYVMALMNGARLGIAAQAVGISQAS from the coding sequence ATGGCAAATTTTTATACTGACCATCCGGAGATTAAGTTCAATCTCGAAAGCAGCCCCTTGATGAACCGCATTGTGGAACTCAGGGAAAATGGCTTTGCTAATGAAGAAAAGTCCGATTACGCTCCGGCCGACTACGCCGACGCAATCGACAACTACAACAAGGTTTGCGAACTGGCTGGCGACATCGTTTCTAACGTGATCGCTCCCAACGCAGAAGCAGTTGATGCAGAAGGTCCTCATTGCGAAAACGGACGCGTCCGCTACGCAAGCAAGACTTACGAAAACCTGGAAGCAACCGTAAAGGCAGGCCTTTGCGGCGTTACCATGCCCCGTCGTTTCGGTGGCTTGAACTTCCCCGTTACTGCATACACCGCCATTAACGAAATGATCGCCGCCGGCGACGCAGGTTTCGAAAACATCTGGTCCCTTCAGGACTGTATCGAAACTCTGTACGAATTCGGTGACGAAGACCAGCGTTCTCGTTTCGTCCCCCGCATTTGCGCAGGCGAAACCATGTCCATGGACTTGACCGAACCGGATGCAGGTTCTGACTTGCAGCGCGTGATGCTGAAGGCAACCTACAGCGAAGCAGACAAGTGCTGGTACCTGAACGGCGTGAAGCGCTTCATCACCAACGGTGACTCCGACATTCACCTGGTTCTTGCCCGCTCTGAAGAAGGCACCAAGGATGGCCGCGGTCTTTCCATGTTCATCTACGACAAGCGCGACGGTGGCGTCGATGTTCGTCGTATCGAAAACAAGATGGGTATCCACGGTTCTCCGACCTGCGAACTGGTTTACAAGAACGCTAAGGCAGAACTCTGCGGCCGTCGCAAGTTCGGTCTCATCAAGTACGTGATGGCCCTCATGAATGGCGCTCGTCTCGGTATCGCTGCACAGGCAGTGGGTATCAGCCAGGCTTCCTA
- a CDS encoding electron transfer flavoprotein subunit alpha/FixB family protein encodes MNNVFVYCEIEGTTVKDVSLELLSKGRKLADTLGVQLECICAASGIDGIEKQVFPYGVDKVHVFDAEGLFPYTTNPHASLVINLFKEEQPQICLMGATVIGRDLGPRISAATHSGLTADCTELEIDSFEMSIGGVKKFYENQLCQIRPAFGGNIVATIVNPEHRPQMATVREGVMKKEIKDANYKGEVVKHDVAKYVPEAEYVVKVLERHVEAAKNNLKGAPIVVAGGYGMGSKENFDLLFELAKELHGEVGASRAAIDAGFVDHDRQIGQTGLTVRPKVYIACGISGQIQHIAGMQDSGIIISVNNDPDAPINAIADYVINGNVEEVVPKLIKYYKANNK; translated from the coding sequence ATGAATAACGTATTTGTATATTGCGAAATTGAAGGGACTACCGTTAAGGACGTTTCCCTCGAATTGCTCTCCAAGGGCCGTAAGCTGGCCGACACCCTGGGTGTTCAGCTGGAATGCATTTGCGCAGCCTCTGGTATCGACGGCATTGAAAAGCAGGTTTTCCCCTACGGTGTGGACAAGGTTCATGTGTTCGACGCTGAAGGCCTGTTCCCCTACACCACCAATCCCCATGCATCTCTCGTGATCAACCTGTTCAAGGAAGAACAGCCCCAGATCTGCCTCATGGGTGCAACCGTGATTGGTCGTGACCTTGGCCCCCGCATTTCTGCTGCTACCCACAGTGGTCTGACTGCAGACTGTACCGAACTCGAAATCGACAGCTTCGAAATGAGCATCGGTGGCGTCAAGAAGTTCTACGAAAATCAGCTTTGCCAGATTCGTCCGGCTTTCGGCGGTAACATCGTTGCTACCATCGTGAACCCGGAACACCGCCCGCAGATGGCTACCGTCCGCGAAGGTGTGATGAAGAAGGAAATCAAGGACGCTAACTACAAGGGTGAAGTTGTCAAGCACGACGTCGCCAAGTACGTCCCCGAAGCAGAATACGTGGTAAAGGTTCTGGAACGCCACGTTGAAGCCGCCAAGAACAACCTGAAGGGAGCTCCCATCGTTGTTGCCGGTGGTTACGGCATGGGCTCCAAGGAAAACTTCGACCTGTTGTTTGAACTGGCTAAGGAACTCCACGGTGAAGTGGGTGCAAGCCGCGCTGCTATTGACGCTGGCTTCGTTGACCACGATCGTCAGATCGGTCAGACCGGCCTCACTGTCCGCCCGAAGGTTTATATCGCTTGCGGTATTTCCGGCCAGATCCAGCACATCGCTGGTATGCAGGACTCCGGCATTATCATCTCCGTGAACAATGACCCGGACGCTCCCATCAATGCAATTGCTGACTACGTCATCAACGGCAACGTTGAAGAAGTGGTTCCCAAGTTAATCAAGTACTACAAGGCAAACAACAAGTAG